From Bradyrhizobium symbiodeficiens, the proteins below share one genomic window:
- the ftsY gene encoding signal recognition particle-docking protein FtsY, whose protein sequence is MNDTTPETPKLSWWRRLSNGLKRTSSSLGTAVADLVTKRKLDRAMLDDIEDVLLRADLGTSVAVRIAEAVGTGRYDKAISADEVKDVVATEVEKVLTAVAKPLVIDAGKKPFVILVVGVNGSGKTTTIGKLSQKFASEGRKVMLAAGDTFRAAAIEQLKVWGERTKTPVIAGAQGSDSASLAFNALTAAKEQAIDVLLIDTAGRLQNKAELMNELEKVVRVIRKVDDTAPHAVLLVLDATVGQNALSQVEAFHRTAGVTGLVMTKLDGTARGGILVALAEKFKLPVHFIGVGEGVDDLAPFTARDFARAIAGIES, encoded by the coding sequence ATGAACGATACCACCCCAGAGACCCCCAAGCTGAGCTGGTGGCGCCGCCTGTCCAACGGGCTGAAGCGCACCTCGTCCTCGCTCGGGACCGCGGTCGCCGACCTCGTCACCAAGCGCAAGCTCGACCGCGCCATGCTCGACGACATCGAGGACGTGCTGCTGCGTGCCGACCTCGGCACGTCGGTCGCGGTCCGGATCGCGGAAGCCGTCGGCACCGGCCGCTACGACAAGGCGATCTCGGCCGACGAGGTCAAGGACGTCGTCGCCACCGAGGTCGAGAAGGTGCTGACGGCGGTTGCGAAGCCGCTCGTGATCGATGCGGGCAAGAAGCCGTTCGTCATCCTCGTGGTCGGCGTCAACGGCTCCGGCAAGACCACCACCATCGGAAAGCTCTCGCAGAAATTCGCCTCCGAGGGCCGCAAGGTGATGCTCGCCGCCGGCGATACGTTTCGTGCGGCGGCCATCGAGCAGCTCAAGGTCTGGGGTGAGCGCACCAAGACGCCGGTCATCGCGGGCGCGCAGGGCTCGGACTCGGCGAGCCTCGCCTTCAACGCGCTGACGGCGGCGAAGGAGCAGGCCATCGACGTCCTGCTGATCGATACTGCCGGCCGCCTGCAGAACAAGGCCGAGCTGATGAACGAGCTCGAAAAGGTCGTGCGCGTGATCCGCAAGGTGGATGACACTGCGCCGCACGCCGTGCTGCTGGTGCTGGACGCCACCGTCGGCCAGAATGCGCTGTCGCAGGTCGAGGCCTTCCATCGCACGGCGGGGGTCACCGGCCTCGTGATGACGAAACTCGACGGCACCGCGCGCGGCGGCATTCTGGTCGCGCTCGCGGAGAAATTCAAACTGCCGGTGCACTTCATCGGCGTCGGCGAGGGTGTCGACGATCTCGCGCCGTTCACCGCGCGCGACTTCGCCCGCGCTATCGCCGGAATCGAAAGCTAG
- a CDS encoding septation protein A, producing MDKTQPHPLFKLATELGPLLVFFFVNAKFNLFAATGAFMVAIVAAMVASYVVTRHIPIMAIVTGVIVLVFGTLTLVLHDETFIKLKPTIIYGLFAAILGGGLLFGRSFIAVMFDQMFNLTPQGWRILTLRWALFFAGMAVLNEIVWRTQSTDFWVNFKVFGVTPITMIFAIAQMPLTKRYHLEPASLEASEAEAGDVRKG from the coding sequence ATGGACAAGACCCAGCCGCATCCGCTGTTCAAGCTGGCGACCGAGCTCGGGCCGCTGCTCGTGTTCTTCTTCGTCAATGCGAAGTTCAATCTGTTTGCCGCCACCGGCGCCTTCATGGTCGCGATCGTCGCGGCGATGGTTGCGTCCTACGTGGTGACGCGTCACATCCCGATCATGGCGATTGTCACAGGCGTGATCGTGCTGGTGTTCGGCACGCTGACCCTGGTGCTGCATGATGAGACCTTCATCAAGCTCAAGCCGACCATCATCTACGGCCTGTTCGCCGCGATCCTCGGCGGCGGCCTGTTGTTCGGCCGCTCCTTCATTGCCGTGATGTTCGACCAGATGTTCAATTTGACCCCGCAGGGCTGGCGCATCCTCACGCTGCGCTGGGCGCTGTTCTTCGCCGGCATGGCGGTGCTGAACGAGATCGTCTGGCGCACCCAGAGCACGGATTTCTGGGTGAACTTCAAGGTGTTCGGCGTGACCCCGATCACGATGATCTTCGCCATCGCCCAGATGCCGCTGACCAAGCGCTACCACCTCGAGCCGGCGTCGCTGGAGGCGAGCGAGGCCGAGGCAGGGGATGTGCGGAAGGGGTGA
- a CDS encoding DsbE family thiol:disulfide interchange protein, with protein MSEQSTSAPPHRRTFLMVLPLIAFIGLALLFWFRLGSGDPSRIPSALIGRPAPQTALPPLEGLQIENAQVPGLDPAAFKGKVSLVNVWASWCVPCHDEAPLLTELAKDKRFQLVGINYKDASDNARRFLGRYGNPFGRVGVDANGRASIEWGVYGVPETFVVGREGTIVYKLVGPITPDNLRTVLLPQMEKALKAGS; from the coding sequence ATGAGCGAACAATCGACTTCCGCACCGCCGCACCGTCGCACCTTCCTGATGGTGCTGCCGCTGATCGCCTTCATCGGCCTGGCGCTGCTGTTCTGGTTCCGGCTCGGCAGCGGCGATCCCTCGCGGATTCCGTCCGCGCTGATCGGTCGTCCGGCGCCGCAGACGGCGCTGCCGCCGCTGGAGGGATTGCAGATCGAAAACGCGCAGGTGCCGGGCCTCGACCCCGCCGCGTTCAAGGGCAAGGTCAGCCTGGTCAATGTCTGGGCGTCCTGGTGCGTGCCGTGCCACGACGAGGCGCCGCTTTTGACCGAGCTCGCCAAGGACAAGCGCTTCCAGCTGGTCGGCATCAATTACAAGGACGCGTCCGACAATGCGCGCCGCTTCCTCGGGCGCTACGGCAACCCGTTCGGCCGCGTCGGCGTGGATGCCAACGGCCGCGCCTCAATCGAATGGGGCGTCTACGGCGTGCCCGAAACCTTCGTCGTGGGACGCGAGGGCACCATCGTCTACAAGCTGGTCGGCCCGATCACGCCGGACAATCTGCGGACGGTGCTGTTGCCGCAGATGGAGAAGGCGCTGAAGGCGGGGTCTTAA
- the ccmD gene encoding heme exporter protein CcmD, with the protein MIMSLGPYASFIVTSYAAAAVVVVILIGWIVLDYRSQTQRLRELEERGITRRSGRSAMDAS; encoded by the coding sequence CTGATCATGTCGCTCGGTCCCTATGCATCCTTCATCGTGACGTCCTATGCCGCAGCGGCCGTCGTGGTCGTCATCCTGATCGGCTGGATCGTGCTCGACTATCGCAGCCAGACGCAGCGCCTGCGCGAGCTGGAGGAGCGCGGCATCACCCGCCGCTCCGGGCGCAGCGCGATGGACGCGTCATGA
- a CDS encoding heme ABC transporter permease translates to MTLIDLANPTRFLALTARVLPWLAAATVLLLAIGLYQAALAPDDYQQGATVKIMFIHVPNAWLSMFVWGVMSIASLGTLVWRHPLADVAAKAAAPIGAAFTFLALLTGSLWGRPMWGTYWEWDARLTSVLILFLMYLGLMALWRAVDDPSRAARAAAVLTLVGAINLPIIKFSVDWWNTLHQPASVMRMGGSALDKSFLIPLLVMAIAFTLLFVTLHLAAMRNEILRRRVRSLQMMQASRVAFSSEIGAGARGQNVSNEVGAA, encoded by the coding sequence ATGACACTGATCGACCTCGCCAACCCCACGCGGTTCCTCGCGCTGACAGCGCGGGTCCTGCCGTGGCTTGCGGCCGCCACCGTGCTCCTGCTCGCGATCGGTCTTTATCAAGCCGCGCTGGCGCCCGACGACTACCAGCAGGGCGCGACGGTGAAGATCATGTTCATCCACGTGCCCAATGCGTGGCTGTCGATGTTCGTGTGGGGCGTCATGAGCATTGCTTCGCTGGGCACGCTGGTATGGCGGCATCCGCTCGCCGACGTCGCCGCAAAAGCCGCAGCGCCGATCGGCGCCGCCTTCACCTTCCTCGCGCTGCTCACAGGTTCGCTGTGGGGCCGGCCGATGTGGGGCACCTATTGGGAGTGGGATGCGCGGCTGACCTCGGTGCTGATCCTGTTCCTGATGTATCTGGGCCTGATGGCGCTGTGGCGCGCGGTCGACGATCCCTCGCGCGCGGCGCGCGCCGCCGCCGTGCTGACCCTGGTCGGCGCGATCAACCTTCCCATCATCAAGTTCTCGGTCGATTGGTGGAACACGCTGCACCAGCCGGCCTCGGTGATGCGCATGGGCGGCTCCGCCCTCGACAAGTCGTTCCTGATTCCGCTGCTGGTGATGGCGATCGCCTTCACGCTGCTGTTCGTCACGCTGCATCTGGCGGCGATGCGCAACGAGATCCTGCGCCGCCGCGTCCGCTCCCTGCAGATGATGCAGGCGAGCCGTGTGGCGTTCTCGAGCGAAATAGGCGCCGGCGCGCGCGGACAAAACGTGTCGAACGAAGTTGGGGCCGCCTGA
- the ccmB gene encoding heme exporter protein CcmB, producing the protein MTALSALIRRDVRIALRVGGGALIGVLFFLTVVVLMPFAVGPDLALLSRLGPAILWLGALLASLLTLDRLFMADHEDGSLDLITMSRTPLELACAAKALAHWLAAGLPLIVATPVLGLLLNLDMVATGAVALTLLAGTPALTFTGMIGAALAVTLHRGGLLMAVLVLPLSIPVLIFGVAASQAVIVGPMTFGAPFSILCALSLVSLVIGPFAAAASLRHGLD; encoded by the coding sequence ATGACTGCCCTGTCCGCCCTCATCCGCCGGGACGTCCGGATCGCGCTGCGCGTCGGCGGCGGGGCGCTGATTGGCGTGCTGTTCTTCCTCACCGTCGTCGTCCTGATGCCGTTCGCGGTCGGGCCGGATCTGGCGCTGCTGTCGCGGCTGGGGCCGGCCATCCTCTGGCTCGGCGCGCTGCTGGCGAGCCTGCTGACGCTGGACCGGCTGTTCATGGCCGACCACGAGGACGGCTCGCTCGACCTGATCACGATGAGCCGGACCCCGCTCGAACTCGCCTGCGCCGCCAAGGCACTGGCGCATTGGCTGGCCGCCGGACTGCCGCTGATTGTCGCAACCCCGGTGCTCGGCCTGCTGCTGAACCTCGACATGGTCGCGACCGGTGCGGTGGCACTGACGCTGCTGGCGGGCACTCCGGCGCTGACGTTTACCGGCATGATCGGCGCGGCGCTGGCGGTGACGCTGCACCGCGGCGGGCTGCTGATGGCGGTGCTGGTGCTGCCGCTGTCGATTCCCGTGCTGATTTTCGGCGTTGCGGCCTCGCAAGCCGTGATCGTCGGCCCCATGACCTTCGGTGCGCCGTTCTCGATCCTGTGCGCGCTGTCGCTGGTCAGCCTCGTGATCGGCCCCTTCGCAGCCGCAGCGAGCCTGCGGCATGGACTTGATTGA
- the ccmA gene encoding heme ABC exporter ATP-binding protein CcmA, whose amino-acid sequence MQLSGRDVTCVRGGREVFAGLDFAAVAGEAVAVVGRNGSGKTSLLRLIAGLLVPAGGTIVLGGGDAELTLPEQCHYLGHRDALKPALSVAENLSFWADFLGGERFDFAESLATVGLEHTIHLPAGFLSAGQRRRLSLARLLTVRRPVWLLDEPTNALDVTGQDMFGGLMREHLARGGLIVAATHAPLGIETRELRIGGLG is encoded by the coding sequence ATGCAGCTTTCCGGACGCGACGTCACCTGCGTGCGCGGCGGCCGCGAGGTGTTTGCCGGGCTCGATTTCGCGGCCGTCGCCGGCGAAGCGGTGGCGGTCGTCGGCCGCAACGGGTCGGGCAAGACCTCGTTGCTGCGGCTGATCGCGGGCCTTCTCGTTCCGGCGGGCGGGACGATCGTACTGGGCGGCGGCGATGCCGAGCTGACGCTGCCGGAGCAGTGCCATTATCTCGGCCATCGCGATGCCCTGAAGCCGGCGCTCAGCGTAGCGGAGAACCTGTCATTCTGGGCCGATTTCCTTGGCGGGGAGCGTTTCGACTTCGCCGAGAGCCTCGCCACGGTAGGGCTCGAGCATACCATCCACCTGCCCGCCGGCTTCCTGTCGGCCGGCCAGCGCCGCCGGCTGTCGCTGGCCCGGCTGCTGACCGTCCGCCGCCCGGTCTGGCTGCTGGACGAGCCGACCAACGCGCTGGACGTGACCGGCCAGGACATGTTCGGCGGCCTGATGCGCGAACACCTCGCGCGCGGCGGCCTGATTGTCGCGGCCACCCATGCGCCGCTGGGGATCGAGACGCGGGAGCTGCGGATCGGGGGTCTGGGGTGA
- the acnA gene encoding aconitate hydratase AcnA, whose protein sequence is MTSLDSFKCKKTLKVGAKTYVYYSLPTAEKNGLKGISKLPYSMKVLLENLLRNEDGRTVKKEDIVAVSKWLRKKSLEHEIAFRPARVLMQDFTGVPAVVDLAAMRNAMQKLGGDAEKINPLVPVDLVIDHSVIVNFFGDNKAFGKNVTEEYKQNQERYEFLKWGQKAFSNFSVVPPGTGICHQVNLEYLSQTVWTKKEKMTVGKKTGTFEVAYPDSLVGTDSHTTMVNGLAVLGWGVGGIEAEACMLGQPLSMLLPTVVGFKLKGAMKEGVTATDLVLTVTQMLRKLGVVGKFVEFFGPGLDHLSVADKATIANMAPEYGATCGFFPVDAAAIDYLKTSGRAAPRVALVQAYAKAQGLFRTAKSADPVFTETLTLDLGDVVPSMAGPKRPEGRIALPSVAEGFSLALSNEYKKGEEPAKRFAVEGKNFDLGHGDVVIAAITSCTNTSNPSVLIGAGLLARNAAAKGLKAKPWVKTSLAPGSQVVAAYLADSGLQKDLDKVGFNLVGFGCTTCIGNSGPLPEEISKSINDNGIVAAAVLSGNRNFEGRVSPDVQANYLASPPLVVAHALAGSVTKNLAVEPLGEGKDGKPVYLKDIWPTTKEINAFMKKFVTAAIFKKKYADVFKGDTNWRKIKTVESETYRWNMSSTYVQNPPYFEGMKKEPEPVTDIVEARVLAMFGDKITTDHISPAGSIKLTSPAGKYLSEHQVRPADFNQYGTRRGNHEVMMRGTFANIRIKNFMLKGADGNIPEGGLTKHWPDGEQMSIYDAAMKYQQEQVPLVVFAGAEYGNGSSRDWAAKGTRLLGVRAVICQSFERIHRSNLVGMGVLPLTFEDGTSWSSLGLKGDEKVTLRGLQGDLKPRQKLTAEIVSGDGSLQRVSLLCRIDTLDELDYYRNGGILHYVLRKLAA, encoded by the coding sequence ATGACCTCGCTCGACAGCTTCAAATGCAAAAAGACCCTCAAGGTCGGCGCCAAGACCTATGTCTATTACAGCCTGCCCACGGCCGAGAAGAATGGTCTGAAGGGAATTTCGAAACTTCCCTATTCGATGAAGGTCCTGCTCGAAAATCTCCTCCGCAATGAGGATGGCCGCACGGTCAAGAAGGAAGACATCGTCGCGGTCTCGAAGTGGCTGCGGAAGAAGTCGCTGGAGCATGAGATCGCCTTCCGCCCGGCGCGCGTGCTGATGCAGGACTTCACCGGCGTGCCCGCGGTGGTCGACCTCGCCGCGATGCGCAACGCGATGCAGAAGCTCGGCGGCGATGCCGAGAAGATCAACCCGCTGGTGCCGGTCGACCTCGTCATCGACCATTCCGTGATCGTGAACTTCTTCGGCGACAACAAGGCTTTCGGCAAGAACGTCACGGAGGAATACAAGCAGAACCAGGAGCGCTACGAGTTCCTGAAGTGGGGCCAGAAGGCGTTCTCGAACTTCTCCGTCGTGCCGCCAGGCACCGGCATCTGCCATCAGGTCAATCTCGAATACCTCTCGCAGACGGTCTGGACCAAGAAGGAGAAGATGACGGTCGGCAAGAAGACCGGCACCTTCGAGGTCGCCTATCCCGACTCGCTGGTCGGCACCGACTCCCACACCACCATGGTCAACGGTCTCGCCGTGCTCGGCTGGGGCGTCGGCGGCATCGAGGCGGAAGCCTGCATGCTCGGCCAGCCGCTGTCGATGCTGCTGCCCACCGTCGTCGGCTTCAAGCTGAAGGGCGCGATGAAGGAAGGCGTCACCGCGACCGACCTCGTGCTGACAGTGACGCAGATGCTGCGCAAGCTCGGCGTGGTCGGCAAGTTCGTCGAGTTCTTCGGCCCGGGCCTCGACCATCTTTCCGTCGCCGACAAGGCGACCATCGCCAACATGGCACCCGAATATGGCGCGACCTGCGGTTTCTTCCCGGTCGACGCTGCCGCGATCGACTATCTCAAGACCTCCGGCCGCGCGGCGCCGCGCGTCGCGCTGGTGCAAGCCTATGCCAAGGCACAGGGCCTGTTCCGCACCGCCAAGTCGGCCGATCCGGTGTTCACGGAGACGCTGACGCTCGATCTCGGCGACGTCGTGCCGTCGATGGCCGGTCCGAAGCGCCCCGAAGGTCGCATCGCGCTGCCGTCGGTGGCCGAAGGATTCTCGCTTGCGCTCAGCAATGAGTACAAGAAGGGCGAAGAGCCGGCGAAGCGTTTTGCCGTCGAAGGAAAGAATTTCGACCTCGGCCATGGCGACGTCGTGATTGCCGCGATCACGTCCTGCACCAACACCTCAAATCCGAGCGTGCTGATCGGCGCCGGCCTGCTGGCCCGGAATGCAGCCGCGAAGGGCCTCAAGGCGAAGCCGTGGGTCAAAACCTCGCTCGCGCCGGGCAGCCAGGTGGTCGCGGCCTATCTTGCTGATTCCGGTCTGCAGAAGGATCTCGACAAGGTCGGCTTCAACCTGGTCGGCTTCGGCTGCACCACCTGCATCGGCAATTCCGGTCCGCTGCCTGAGGAGATCTCGAAGTCGATCAACGACAACGGCATCGTCGCAGCCGCCGTGCTCTCCGGTAACCGCAACTTCGAAGGCCGCGTCTCGCCGGACGTGCAGGCGAACTATCTGGCCTCGCCGCCGCTGGTCGTTGCGCACGCGCTCGCCGGCAGCGTCACCAAGAACCTCGCGGTCGAGCCGCTCGGCGAAGGCAAGGACGGCAAGCCGGTGTACCTCAAGGACATCTGGCCGACGACCAAGGAGATCAACGCCTTCATGAAGAAGTTCGTGACCGCGGCGATCTTCAAGAAGAAATATGCCGACGTGTTCAAGGGCGACACCAACTGGCGCAAGATCAAGACCGTCGAGAGCGAGACCTATCGCTGGAACATGTCTTCGACCTACGTGCAGAACCCGCCCTATTTCGAAGGAATGAAGAAGGAGCCGGAGCCGGTCACCGACATCGTCGAGGCGCGCGTCCTCGCCATGTTCGGCGACAAGATCACCACCGACCACATCTCGCCGGCAGGTTCGATCAAGCTCACCTCGCCCGCCGGAAAATACCTCAGCGAGCACCAGGTGCGCCCCGCCGACTTCAACCAGTACGGCACGCGCCGCGGCAACCATGAAGTGATGATGCGCGGCACCTTCGCCAACATCCGTATCAAAAACTTCATGCTGAAGGGCGCGGATGGAAATATCCCCGAAGGCGGTCTGACCAAGCACTGGCCCGACGGCGAGCAGATGTCGATCTACGATGCCGCGATGAAGTACCAGCAGGAGCAGGTGCCGCTGGTGGTGTTCGCCGGTGCCGAATACGGCAACGGCTCCTCGCGCGACTGGGCGGCCAAGGGCACCCGCCTGCTCGGTGTGCGCGCCGTGATCTGCCAGAGCTTCGAGCGCATCCATCGCTCCAACCTGGTCGGCATGGGCGTGCTGCCGCTCACCTTCGAGGATGGCACCTCGTGGTCGTCGCTCGGCCTCAAGGGCGACGAGAAGGTCACGCTGCGTGGCCTGCAGGGCGACCTCAAGCCGCGCCAGAAGCTGACCGCGGAAATCGTCTCCGGCGACGGCTCGCTGCAGCGCGTTTCGCTGCTTTGCCGCATCGATACGCTGGACGAGCTCGACTACTACCGCAACGGCGGGATCCTGCACTACGTGTTGCGCAAGCTCGCGGCCTGA
- a CDS encoding DUF1223 domain-containing protein, with protein sequence MTAMTASHLISRWSGVLWSGALGICAIVAVIRPAEADPRAVVELFTSQGCSSCPPADQIIGDLSKDPSIIALSMPIDYWDYLGWKDTLADSRFSARQRAYSRMRGDREVYTPQVVVNGSTHVVGSDRAGIESAIGKSDKGTGVMSVPVTMSLEGKQINVSVAASNEPAVSHGEVWICSIAKSVPIAITRGENRGQQVTYHNVVRNLLKVGDWTGRSESWTVPIENLTRDGVDGAVVYVQDGSRDKPGTMLGAAYTSLH encoded by the coding sequence ATGACAGCAATGACGGCTTCTCATCTGATTTCACGTTGGTCCGGTGTGCTCTGGTCGGGAGCTCTCGGCATCTGTGCGATCGTCGCCGTCATCCGTCCTGCCGAGGCCGACCCCCGTGCCGTTGTCGAATTGTTTACCTCGCAGGGCTGCTCGTCCTGTCCGCCCGCCGACCAGATCATCGGTGATCTCTCCAAAGACCCCTCGATCATCGCGCTGAGCATGCCGATCGACTATTGGGACTATCTCGGTTGGAAAGACACGCTGGCGGATTCGCGCTTCTCTGCACGGCAGCGTGCCTATTCGCGCATGCGCGGCGACCGCGAGGTCTACACGCCGCAAGTCGTGGTCAACGGCTCCACCCATGTCGTCGGCAGCGATCGTGCCGGCATCGAGAGCGCGATCGGCAAGAGCGACAAGGGTACGGGCGTCATGAGCGTGCCGGTGACGATGTCGCTCGAGGGAAAGCAGATCAACGTGTCGGTGGCCGCGAGCAACGAGCCGGCCGTCTCGCACGGCGAGGTCTGGATCTGTTCGATTGCCAAGTCGGTCCCGATCGCGATCACCCGCGGCGAGAATCGCGGACAGCAGGTCACCTATCACAACGTGGTGCGCAACCTGCTCAAGGTCGGCGACTGGACCGGCCGTTCGGAAAGCTGGACGGTGCCGATCGAGAACCTCACGCGCGACGGCGTCGACGGCGCGGTGGTCTATGTCCAGGACGGCAGCCGCGACAAGCCCGGCACGATGCTGGGTGCAGCGTACACGTCGCTGCACTGA
- a CDS encoding DUF2794 domain-containing protein, producing MSLSEDADPSEQRAAARPAAAATQLSRVTFNRLELHRILNLYGRMVADGEWRDYAIDFLRDRAVFSVYRRASEVPIYRIEKDPRLARKQGMYSVISATGLILRRGHELERVLLVIDRKLAVV from the coding sequence ATGAGTCTGTCGGAGGATGCCGATCCGAGCGAGCAGCGCGCGGCGGCGCGCCCCGCTGCTGCGGCCACGCAACTGAGCCGGGTGACGTTCAATCGGCTCGAGCTGCATCGTATTCTCAATCTCTACGGCCGCATGGTCGCCGATGGCGAATGGCGCGACTACGCCATCGACTTCCTCAGGGATCGCGCCGTGTTCTCGGTCTATCGCCGTGCCTCGGAAGTGCCGATCTACCGCATCGAGAAGGACCCGCGGCTGGCGCGCAAGCAGGGCATGTACAGCGTGATCTCGGCGACGGGCCTGATCTTGCGCCGCGGCCACGAACTGGAGCGCGTGCTCCTGGTGATCGACCGCAAGCTGGCGGTGGTGTAG
- a CDS encoding GNAT family N-acetyltransferase codes for MSAPEIRPATEADLPAITAIYQQAVREGTATFELEPPDLPEMTRRYRTLVDGGYPYFVAMLDGRVAGYAYAGAYRPRPAYRFTVENSIYLDPSFHRRGIGSLLLDRLVAECEARGFRQMIAVIGDSANAGSIGVHTKGGFKMIGTHPNVGLKFGRWLDTVMMQRDLGEGAKTVPGK; via the coding sequence ATGTCCGCACCCGAAATCAGGCCTGCAACCGAGGCCGACCTTCCCGCCATCACCGCCATCTATCAGCAGGCCGTCCGCGAGGGGACCGCGACGTTCGAGCTGGAGCCGCCGGACCTCCCCGAGATGACGCGGCGCTATCGCACGCTGGTCGACGGCGGCTATCCCTATTTCGTCGCCATGCTCGACGGTCGCGTGGCCGGCTATGCCTATGCCGGCGCCTACCGCCCGCGCCCGGCCTACCGCTTCACGGTCGAGAATTCGATCTATCTCGATCCCTCCTTCCACCGCCGCGGCATCGGCTCGTTGCTGCTGGACCGGCTGGTTGCCGAATGCGAGGCGCGCGGCTTCCGTCAGATGATCGCGGTGATCGGAGATTCCGCCAATGCCGGCTCGATCGGCGTCCACACCAAGGGCGGATTCAAGATGATCGGCACGCATCCCAATGTCGGGCTGAAATTCGGCCGCTGGCTGGACACCGTGATGATGCAGCGCGACCTCGGCGAGGGCGCGAAGACGGTGCCGGGGAAGTAG
- a CDS encoding Bax inhibitor-1/YccA family protein, whose translation MSDLDRNYASPFGRAAGRVDAATVDAGLRAYMLRIYNYMSIGLAITGLAALGVYMAAVTDVPTADAVRVGKLFLTPFGYAMFVSPLKWLFMLAPLAMVFVISAGINRLAPSTAQILFWVFAALMGISLSSIFLVFTHTSIVRVFFITAATFGALSLYGYTTKRDLTAMGSFLFMGLIGIIIASLVNLFLASSMLQFIVSVVGVLVFSGLTAWDTQRLKNDYIYGYASAGGDIAERAAITGALSLYLNFINLFTLLLQLLGQRE comes from the coding sequence ATGTCGGACCTAGACCGTAACTACGCTTCTCCTTTCGGCAGGGCCGCCGGGCGTGTTGACGCCGCGACGGTCGATGCCGGCCTGCGCGCCTACATGCTGCGCATCTACAACTACATGAGCATCGGCCTCGCCATCACCGGCCTTGCCGCGCTCGGCGTCTACATGGCTGCCGTGACCGACGTCCCGACCGCGGACGCCGTCCGCGTCGGCAAGCTGTTCCTGACGCCGTTCGGCTACGCGATGTTCGTCAGCCCGCTGAAATGGCTGTTCATGCTGGCGCCGCTCGCCATGGTGTTCGTGATCTCGGCGGGCATCAACCGTCTGGCTCCCTCGACTGCCCAGATCCTGTTCTGGGTGTTCGCGGCGCTGATGGGCATCTCGCTGTCGTCGATCTTCCTGGTGTTCACGCACACCTCGATCGTGCGGGTGTTCTTCATCACCGCGGCCACGTTCGGTGCGCTGAGCCTCTACGGCTACACCACCAAGCGTGACCTCACCGCGATGGGCTCGTTCCTGTTCATGGGCCTGATCGGCATCATCATCGCGAGCCTGGTGAACCTGTTCCTGGCCAGCTCGATGCTGCAGTTCATCGTGTCGGTGGTCGGCGTGCTGGTCTTCTCGGGCCTCACCGCCTGGGATACGCAGCGGCTGAAGAACGACTACATCTACGGCTACGCTTCGGCCGGCGGTGACATCGCAGAGCGCGCGGCCATCACCGGCGCACTGTCGCTGTACCTGAACTTCATCAACCTGTTCACGCTGCTGCTGCAGCTTCTCGGCCAGCGAGAGTAA